One window of the Chryseobacterium shigense genome contains the following:
- a CDS encoding tetratricopeptide repeat protein translates to MEKKIILFLLLIFSNLIFSQHFDFEKQYKYARSLSSKNPDSSEIILNTIIDSAQKKNQPNYIAKAYYLKSFNSYLRSDAKGTLDFAEKALKISTENNYAPGKALAYRMQGTQYAKLGLLKEASQSLNKGLAEIKNENTDEGHELKGMIYNSFLILLNQNEYQQKESYSKNAIREFQQIKNIPRRNELLVSAYTNLGYNLSEVKKFGEAQSFFSKALALAGHDNYYLKSNILHDIGFSYSQQNKQDSAVLYYQKALTIASQYGFTEKKIEITKNLEEAYTKLNDLQNVQKYKLKNLELKDSIAYNQKMAVNQTLNKKEENFDRQLIKSHSLSKGLITACIILLLVLGAVIFNMFSLRKKHKKAVAQIYQQGITPVAYEEDSLEAEDQSDNNIPTDIKISVETEEHILAGLRAFEENFDFNKKNISRYNLSNALNVNTKYLSAVIKKHKNFNFNQYINHLRINYIVGKLKNEPQYRKYKINHLAEITGYSSHSAFSLEFKKITGIHPSAFIKALDGIS, encoded by the coding sequence ATGGAGAAAAAAATTATACTCTTTCTCTTACTTATTTTTTCAAATCTCATATTTTCTCAACATTTTGATTTTGAGAAACAGTATAAATATGCACGGTCTCTGTCTTCTAAAAATCCGGACAGCTCGGAAATTATCCTGAACACCATCATAGATTCTGCACAGAAGAAAAATCAGCCAAATTATATAGCCAAAGCCTATTATTTAAAATCATTCAACAGTTATTTAAGATCTGATGCAAAAGGAACTCTTGATTTTGCAGAAAAAGCACTGAAAATTTCTACAGAGAACAACTATGCTCCCGGAAAGGCCCTCGCCTACAGAATGCAGGGAACACAGTATGCCAAACTGGGACTGTTAAAAGAAGCTTCACAAAGCCTGAATAAAGGTTTGGCGGAAATAAAAAATGAAAATACAGATGAAGGCCATGAGCTGAAAGGAATGATCTATAATTCTTTCCTGATACTTCTTAACCAGAATGAATATCAACAGAAAGAGTCTTATTCTAAAAATGCCATTCGTGAATTTCAGCAGATCAAAAATATTCCGAGACGGAATGAACTTCTGGTTTCTGCCTATACCAATCTGGGGTATAACCTGTCTGAAGTTAAGAAGTTTGGTGAGGCCCAGTCTTTTTTTTCGAAAGCTCTTGCACTGGCCGGGCATGATAATTATTATCTGAAATCCAATATTCTCCACGATATCGGGTTTTCGTACTCACAACAGAATAAGCAGGACAGTGCTGTTTTATATTATCAGAAGGCTTTAACAATTGCCAGTCAATATGGTTTTACCGAAAAGAAAATAGAAATTACCAAAAACCTAGAGGAGGCTTACACGAAACTGAATGATCTCCAGAATGTTCAGAAATATAAATTAAAAAATCTTGAACTAAAGGACAGTATCGCTTATAATCAAAAAATGGCCGTCAATCAGACCCTTAACAAAAAGGAAGAAAATTTTGACAGGCAGCTGATTAAAAGCCACAGCCTCTCCAAAGGTCTTATTACAGCCTGTATCATTCTGCTTCTCGTTTTAGGAGCGGTAATTTTTAATATGTTCAGCCTTCGAAAAAAACACAAAAAAGCTGTAGCACAAATTTATCAGCAGGGAATTACTCCGGTTGCTTATGAAGAGGATTCCCTTGAGGCTGAAGATCAATCAGATAACAATATTCCGACTGATATAAAAATTTCCGTTGAAACAGAAGAACATATTTTAGCTGGCTTAAGAGCCTTTGAAGAGAACTTTGACTTTAACAAAAAAAATATTTCGCGCTATAATTTATCTAATGCCCTGAATGTGAATACAAAGTATTTATCCGCGGTCATTAAAAAACACAAAAATTTCAATTTTAATCAATACATTAATCATCTGAGGATTAATTATATTGTTGGCAAACTAAAGAACGAGCCGCAATACCGTAAATACAAAATCAATCACCTTGCGGAAATTACAGGATATTCTTCCCATAGCGCATTCTCACTTGAATTTAAAAAAATTACAGGAATCCATCCTTCCGCTTTCATTAAAGCACTTGACGGAATTTCCTGA
- a CDS encoding YdeI/OmpD-associated family protein, giving the protein MEKHNTKVDEYIEKSPDFAKPILNYLREIIHEACPDAEEAIKWKFPAFMYKGKILCSITSFKQYCSLGFWLHGEMKTLKEMETTAEESSMFSLGKLTKMEDLPSKVQLKNAIKEAMELTDMGVTMKKAAPSKVETDIPDYFQAALNKNKTAWSVFEQKSPSFRKEYINWITEAKTEATRNKRMEQSLEWIAEGKSRNWKYEKK; this is encoded by the coding sequence ATGGAAAAACACAATACAAAAGTTGACGAATACATTGAAAAATCCCCGGATTTTGCAAAACCTATTTTAAATTACCTCCGTGAAATAATTCATGAAGCATGTCCCGATGCAGAGGAGGCCATTAAGTGGAAATTTCCTGCATTCATGTATAAAGGAAAAATCCTTTGTTCTATTACTTCATTCAAGCAGTATTGCAGCCTCGGGTTCTGGCTGCATGGGGAAATGAAGACTTTGAAGGAAATGGAAACCACAGCAGAAGAAAGCTCCATGTTCAGTTTAGGCAAGCTTACTAAAATGGAAGATCTGCCCTCAAAAGTTCAGCTGAAAAATGCAATTAAGGAAGCTATGGAGCTTACGGATATGGGCGTTACAATGAAAAAAGCGGCACCATCCAAAGTGGAAACCGATATTCCTGACTATTTTCAGGCAGCTTTGAATAAAAACAAAACTGCATGGTCTGTTTTTGAACAAAAATCCCCGTCTTTCAGAAAAGAATACATCAACTGGATTACTGAAGCCAAAACCGAAGCAACCAGAAATAAAAGAATGGAACAGTCTTTGGAATGGATAGCCGAAGGAAAATCCAGAAACTGGAAGTACGAAAAAAAATAA
- a CDS encoding serine hydrolase domain-containing protein, translating to MKALKYVIGGAAVGVAAVYLLGYDYLFSGISKTYLKGKSSAYIDDGKLFPGNLIATEEPVLWTEDPEYNHKELPENVTENLKHSKTAAFVVIKNGKILHEQYWDGYNQLSQTNSFSMAKAVTVMLLGKAMEEGIIGNMDEKFSDFYPEFKEKEFGRNVTLKNLAQMEAGLDWDENYNNPFLPNAKAYYGKNLIKAVFSRKFKEEPGTRYEYQSGSTQLLGFALKKALNQTLSSYLSEKFWIPMGMEQNASWSTDNYGMEKTYCCIHSNARDYAKLGQLFLDNGKAGEKQILSSDFIEQMRTPTEKSEEIYGTGLWINHDNPIKHYYFLGLQGQYIIMVPEHNMVIVRTGSYSNNPKNDRGRPDQVRFLVNETVQLFQ from the coding sequence ATGAAGGCATTAAAATATGTAATAGGCGGAGCAGCCGTGGGGGTAGCTGCAGTTTATCTTTTGGGATACGATTATTTATTCAGCGGAATCTCCAAAACATATCTCAAAGGAAAATCCAGCGCTTATATTGACGACGGAAAGCTGTTCCCGGGAAACCTCATCGCTACGGAGGAGCCGGTATTGTGGACAGAAGATCCTGAATATAACCATAAAGAACTGCCTGAAAATGTAACTGAAAATTTAAAGCATTCCAAAACCGCCGCTTTTGTCGTCATAAAAAACGGGAAAATTCTTCATGAACAGTATTGGGACGGTTATAACCAACTTTCCCAGACTAATTCCTTTTCCATGGCAAAAGCTGTAACCGTAATGTTACTGGGAAAAGCGATGGAAGAAGGCATCATCGGGAATATGGATGAAAAATTTTCAGATTTCTATCCTGAATTTAAAGAAAAAGAATTCGGACGCAATGTTACCCTTAAAAACTTAGCCCAGATGGAGGCCGGGCTTGACTGGGATGAAAATTACAACAACCCCTTTCTTCCGAATGCCAAAGCCTACTATGGTAAAAATCTTATCAAGGCAGTATTTTCAAGAAAGTTTAAAGAAGAACCGGGAACCCGGTATGAATACCAGAGCGGATCTACCCAACTCCTCGGATTTGCATTAAAAAAAGCGCTGAACCAGACGTTATCCAGCTATTTATCAGAAAAATTCTGGATTCCAATGGGCATGGAACAGAACGCTTCATGGAGTACAGATAATTACGGAATGGAAAAAACATACTGCTGCATCCACTCCAATGCAAGAGATTATGCAAAACTGGGACAATTGTTTTTAGATAACGGAAAAGCAGGTGAAAAGCAGATCCTCAGTTCAGATTTTATTGAGCAAATGAGGACACCTACAGAAAAATCTGAAGAGATCTACGGAACGGGACTTTGGATTAATCATGATAACCCAATAAAACACTATTACTTCCTGGGACTGCAGGGGCAGTACATTATCATGGTTCCTGAACATAATATGGTGATTGTAAGAACCGGAAGCTACAGCAATAATCCTAAAAATGACAGGGGAAGACCGGATCAGGTAAGATTTCTTGTTAATGAGACCGTACAATTATTTCAGTAA
- a CDS encoding M48 family metalloprotease, producing MTRKLIVFVFFIFSVTGIAQTYKMIDTADYLQRKEFLKSFTGNNEVFIKKLKSQYSGKTGSELSKIYKEFGTDFEKQVKNKDFIFKSEFETEIKSLIQRLKKNNPNIPQDLKILVARDNTPNAYCLADGTFVINMGLYNWLNNEDQIAAVITHELGHKIDEHSLKTFLSIIEQDQLDKITVHNLKEITVKRSQSQNQKAFDILKNRAYKKGVERRKQEMQADSLGYVIFKNSDFRKVEYVNALQRLQDFDTISPRELKVTTYKKLFDLPKQAFNEKWMKKEDFSLYNYNFYKEKLNKDSLASHPEMSRRIEKLKTVFAELKTPAGPEKATETFTTLKKMARMEILPNYFHSEDYGLGIYASMQFLQDDEEEKYYKGWLGKCFAKIYEARKNYNLNRYLDRIEPKDQSESYQQFLNFMWNLSLDDIKNIADFYQNSYPIKES from the coding sequence ATGACCAGAAAACTTATTGTATTCGTGTTTTTCATTTTTTCAGTGACGGGAATAGCCCAGACCTATAAAATGATCGACACCGCAGACTATTTGCAGAGGAAAGAATTTTTAAAGAGTTTTACCGGAAATAATGAGGTTTTTATTAAAAAATTAAAATCGCAGTATTCCGGAAAGACAGGCTCAGAGCTGTCTAAAATTTATAAAGAATTCGGAACTGATTTTGAAAAGCAGGTAAAAAACAAGGATTTTATTTTCAAATCTGAATTTGAAACTGAGATAAAAAGCCTGATCCAGCGTCTCAAAAAAAATAACCCGAACATCCCTCAGGATCTGAAAATTTTAGTGGCAAGAGATAATACTCCAAATGCTTACTGCCTTGCAGACGGAACTTTTGTGATTAATATGGGGTTATACAACTGGCTTAACAACGAAGACCAGATTGCAGCGGTAATTACCCATGAGTTGGGACATAAGATTGATGAACATTCGCTTAAAACATTTTTAAGCATCATTGAGCAGGACCAGCTGGATAAAATAACAGTTCATAATCTGAAGGAAATAACGGTAAAAAGAAGCCAGAGCCAGAACCAGAAAGCATTTGATATTCTTAAAAACCGTGCCTATAAAAAAGGAGTGGAGAGAAGAAAGCAGGAAATGCAGGCAGATTCGCTGGGCTATGTGATTTTTAAGAACAGTGATTTCAGGAAAGTTGAATACGTAAATGCTCTTCAACGCCTGCAGGATTTTGATACTATTTCTCCCCGTGAATTAAAGGTAACAACCTATAAAAAGCTTTTTGATCTTCCAAAACAGGCTTTTAATGAAAAGTGGATGAAGAAAGAGGATTTTTCTCTGTATAATTATAATTTTTACAAAGAAAAGCTGAATAAAGATTCCCTGGCATCACATCCCGAAATGTCCAGAAGAATTGAAAAGCTCAAAACAGTCTTCGCAGAACTGAAAACACCTGCCGGACCGGAAAAAGCTACCGAAACTTTTACAACATTGAAGAAAATGGCCAGAATGGAAATTTTGCCCAATTATTTTCACTCTGAAGATTACGGACTGGGAATTTATGCATCTATGCAGTTTTTGCAGGACGATGAAGAGGAAAAGTATTATAAAGGCTGGCTGGGGAAATGTTTTGCAAAAATATACGAGGCCCGGAAAAATTATAACCTGAACCGTTATCTTGACAGGATAGAGCCTAAAGATCAAAGTGAGAGTTATCAGCAGTTCCTGAACTTTATGTGGAATTTAAGCCTTGATGATATAAAAAATATAGCAGACTTTTACCAGAACAGCTACCCAATAAAAGAATCCTGA
- a CDS encoding glycine--tRNA ligase, whose translation MAKQEDVFKKVISHAKEYGFIFPSSEIYDGLSAVYDYGQNGAELKNNIKQYWWKAMVQLNENIVGIDSAILMHPTTWKASGHVDAFNDPLIDNKDSKKRFRADVLVEDYCAKIEDKENKEIEKAAKRFGDSFDKAQFEATNPKILEYRAKREAILSRLAKSLENEDLADVKALIEELEIADPDTGSKNWTEVRQFNLMFGTKLGASADSAMDLYLRPETAQGIFVNFLNVQKTSRHKLPFGIAQIGKAFRNEIVARQFIFRMREFEQMEMQFFVAPGTELEFYENWKQKRLNWHLALGLGNENYRFHDHEKLAHYANAAADIEFNFPFGFKELEGIHSRTDFDLKAHEEYSGRKLQFFDPERNENYVPYVVETSVGLDRLFLSIFSHCLKDEVLEDGSERTVLSLPPALAPIKAAILPLMKKDGLAEYAEKIFNDLKYDFNLFYEEKDAIGKRYRRQDAIGTPYCITIDHDSLTDHTVTIRDRDTMQQERVPVSELRRIIDEKTNFRNLLSKI comes from the coding sequence ATGGCAAAGCAAGAAGATGTTTTCAAGAAAGTGATTTCTCACGCTAAAGAATATGGTTTTATTTTCCCATCCAGTGAGATCTATGACGGTTTATCCGCTGTTTATGACTATGGACAGAACGGCGCCGAATTAAAAAACAATATCAAACAGTATTGGTGGAAAGCTATGGTACAGCTTAACGAAAATATTGTGGGTATAGATTCGGCGATCCTTATGCATCCTACCACATGGAAGGCATCGGGCCACGTAGACGCTTTCAACGATCCATTGATTGATAATAAGGATTCTAAAAAACGTTTCAGAGCAGATGTTTTGGTGGAAGATTACTGCGCTAAAATTGAAGATAAAGAGAACAAGGAAATTGAAAAGGCAGCGAAAAGATTCGGAGATTCTTTTGATAAGGCTCAGTTTGAAGCAACCAACCCAAAAATCCTTGAATACAGGGCAAAAAGAGAAGCTATCCTTTCAAGACTGGCAAAATCCCTTGAAAATGAAGACCTTGCCGATGTAAAAGCTTTAATTGAAGAGCTGGAAATTGCTGATCCTGATACAGGTTCTAAAAACTGGACGGAAGTAAGACAGTTCAACCTGATGTTCGGTACTAAATTAGGTGCTTCCGCAGATTCTGCAATGGACCTTTACCTGAGACCGGAAACAGCTCAGGGTATCTTCGTTAACTTTTTGAACGTACAGAAAACTTCACGTCATAAACTTCCTTTTGGTATTGCACAAATTGGTAAAGCATTCAGAAATGAGATTGTTGCCAGACAGTTTATCTTCAGAATGCGCGAATTTGAACAGATGGAAATGCAGTTTTTTGTAGCTCCGGGAACTGAACTTGAATTCTACGAAAACTGGAAGCAAAAACGTCTGAACTGGCACCTTGCTCTTGGATTAGGTAATGAAAACTACAGATTCCACGATCATGAAAAGCTGGCTCATTATGCGAATGCCGCAGCTGATATTGAATTCAATTTCCCATTTGGATTTAAAGAATTGGAAGGTATTCACTCCAGAACGGATTTCGATTTAAAAGCTCATGAAGAATATTCTGGAAGAAAGCTTCAGTTTTTCGATCCTGAAAGAAACGAAAACTATGTGCCTTATGTGGTGGAAACATCTGTAGGTTTAGACAGATTATTCCTTTCTATCTTCTCACACTGTCTTAAAGATGAAGTGCTGGAAGACGGTTCAGAAAGAACAGTATTGTCTTTACCTCCTGCATTAGCACCAATTAAAGCGGCAATCCTTCCGTTAATGAAAAAAGACGGGTTAGCAGAATATGCAGAGAAAATTTTCAATGATTTGAAATATGATTTCAACTTATTCTATGAGGAAAAAGACGCCATCGGAAAACGTTACAGAAGACAGGATGCAATCGGTACTCCATACTGTATCACCATCGATCACGACTCTTTAACCGATCATACGGTGACCATAAGAGACAGAGACACGATGCAGCAGGAAAGAGTTCCCGTTTCTGAATTAAGAAGGATCATTGATGAGAAAACGAATTTCAGAAATTTACTTTCTAAAATATAA
- a CDS encoding pseudouridine synthase: MLEILYRDEHLIAINKPSGLLVHKSFYAGEADTYAIQELRKQIGQKVYPVHRLDRKTSGVLLFTLDKETLRIMSDRFAGREVEKKYIAILRGWTKDEETIDYDLINENEVRQNAVTYYRRLQTSEIDLPFLKHQTSRYCLVEAIPETGRFHQLRKHFKHILHPILGCRKHGCNKQNKLWLQTFGINKMTLHAHQLIFNHPFSNERITVNATIDDEFKRVGNILNLDLSSYS, encoded by the coding sequence ATGTTAGAAATTCTTTATCGCGACGAGCATCTTATCGCCATCAATAAACCCAGCGGATTACTGGTTCATAAATCCTTTTATGCGGGAGAGGCAGATACTTACGCGATTCAGGAGTTGAGAAAGCAGATCGGGCAAAAAGTTTATCCGGTGCATCGTCTTGACCGAAAAACTTCGGGTGTTTTGCTGTTTACCTTAGATAAGGAAACGCTTAGAATTATGAGCGATCGTTTTGCGGGCAGAGAAGTGGAAAAAAAGTATATCGCTATTCTCCGTGGCTGGACGAAAGATGAAGAAACTATTGATTATGATTTAATTAATGAAAATGAAGTCAGGCAGAATGCAGTCACTTATTATCGCCGTTTGCAGACTTCGGAAATAGATTTGCCCTTTTTAAAGCATCAGACTTCCAGATATTGTTTAGTGGAAGCTATTCCAGAAACGGGACGGTTTCACCAGTTGAGAAAGCATTTTAAACATATTTTACACCCAATTTTAGGCTGTCGAAAACATGGTTGCAATAAGCAGAATAAATTATGGCTTCAAACATTTGGTATCAATAAAATGACGCTTCATGCCCATCAATTGATTTTTAATCATCCTTTTTCTAACGAAAGAATTACGGTAAATGCGACTATAGATGATGAATTTAAAAGGGTAGGAAATATTTTGAATTTAGATTTGAGTTCTTATTCTTAA
- a CDS encoding quinone-dependent dihydroorotate dehydrogenase, whose amino-acid sequence MYKSLIRPVLFKFDPEEVHHFTFSVLKNFGFLTKLFFPKPVEDKRLEREVFGLKFKNPVGLAAGFDKNAVLFNELGDLGFGFVEIGTVTPKAQAGNPKKRLFRLIEDGGIINRMGFNNDGLEAAIEKLKGNKGKIIIGGNIGKNTDTTPENYTQDYLDCFEGLHPYVDYFVLNVSCPNVGSHAKLEDVEYLRELITEVKKINQSKSVQKPILLKIAPDLNNNQLDEIIELIAETKIDGIVVSNTSVNREGLKTSPEVLAEIGNGGLSGKPIRERSTKMIKYLSEKSNRTFPIIGVGGIHSAKDAIEKLDAGASLVQLYTGFIYEGPELINEINKELLKRATRLPR is encoded by the coding sequence ATGTACAAATCGCTCATTCGTCCGGTCCTTTTCAAATTTGATCCCGAAGAAGTTCATCACTTTACTTTTTCGGTGCTTAAAAATTTTGGATTTCTCACCAAATTATTTTTCCCAAAACCCGTTGAAGATAAACGTCTGGAAAGAGAAGTTTTCGGTCTGAAATTTAAAAATCCTGTAGGACTGGCGGCCGGTTTTGATAAAAATGCAGTTTTATTTAATGAATTGGGAGATTTAGGCTTCGGATTTGTAGAAATTGGAACGGTAACACCAAAAGCCCAGGCGGGAAATCCTAAAAAAAGACTGTTCCGTTTAATTGAAGACGGAGGAATCATCAACAGAATGGGCTTTAACAACGATGGTCTTGAAGCTGCCATTGAAAAACTGAAAGGCAATAAAGGAAAAATAATTATCGGTGGAAACATCGGAAAAAATACGGACACCACACCGGAAAATTACACACAGGATTATCTGGATTGTTTTGAAGGCCTGCATCCTTATGTAGATTACTTTGTACTCAATGTAAGTTGTCCCAATGTAGGAAGCCACGCCAAACTGGAAGATGTGGAATACCTTCGGGAATTAATTACTGAAGTTAAGAAAATCAACCAGTCAAAATCTGTACAGAAACCAATTTTACTGAAAATAGCTCCGGATTTGAATAACAATCAGTTAGATGAAATTATTGAACTGATTGCAGAAACAAAAATTGACGGTATCGTAGTTTCCAATACTTCTGTCAACAGAGAGGGATTGAAAACTTCCCCTGAAGTTTTAGCAGAAATCGGAAATGGCGGTTTAAGCGGGAAGCCAATTCGCGAGAGAAGTACGAAAATGATTAAATATCTTTCTGAAAAAAGTAACAGAACATTCCCAATCATCGGAGTAGGAGGAATTCATTCTGCAAAAGATGCCATTGAAAAACTGGACGCGGGAGCAAGTCTGGTACAGCTTTACACAGGGTTTATTTATGAAGGCCCGGAACTGATCAATGAAATCAATAAAGAACTTTTAAAAAGAGCAACCAGATTGCCAAGATAA
- a CDS encoding DUF445 domain-containing protein, with product MNDEAKRKQLRKYKMFATGLFVLMAVIFIATTLLQKSNPSHWVGYVRAFSEAAMVGALADWFAVTALFRHPLGLPIPHTNLIENSKQRLGDNLGSFVVSNFLSPQNIRPYIQKLKISNFVGEWLDKEKNQDILIRNLSDIVLDILNKLDDTAVSQFISKKVSEMTDDIKLNKVVGNGISYILEKNDHQRIVTNLSRQIKDYIIENDEMIKDRVQKGSYSFIPSFVDNKIADKIASGLSDFFKEIEEGPEHEIRNLVTQKIQEFSTDLKEDPKWDEEFKSIKNGLLKSDKLDEYSRDIWTSIKNTLMKELQDEQSSLKNYLTKNLSEFSENLKTDENLQNKIDHWVRVTAYKYILKNTHQFGNLISSTVGNWQGKELSEKLELEVGKDLQFIRVNGTLVGGLVGLVIYTIAHFFL from the coding sequence ATGAATGATGAAGCAAAAAGAAAACAGCTGAGAAAATATAAAATGTTCGCCACCGGATTATTTGTCCTGATGGCCGTTATTTTTATCGCCACTACTCTACTTCAGAAATCGAATCCTTCTCACTGGGTTGGTTATGTAAGAGCTTTTTCCGAAGCTGCTATGGTGGGTGCTTTGGCAGACTGGTTCGCTGTGACTGCCTTATTCCGGCATCCGCTTGGCCTTCCTATTCCACATACGAATCTTATTGAAAACAGTAAGCAGCGGCTTGGTGATAATCTAGGCAGCTTTGTGGTGAGTAATTTTCTTTCTCCACAGAATATACGGCCATATATTCAGAAGCTTAAAATCTCAAATTTTGTAGGTGAATGGCTGGATAAGGAAAAAAACCAGGATATTTTGATCAGAAATTTATCCGATATTGTTTTGGATATCCTTAATAAGCTTGATGATACTGCCGTGAGCCAATTCATCAGCAAGAAGGTTTCTGAAATGACAGATGACATCAAACTTAATAAAGTAGTCGGAAACGGCATCAGCTATATTCTGGAAAAAAATGACCACCAGAGAATTGTCACCAATCTTTCCCGGCAGATCAAAGACTATATTATCGAAAATGATGAAATGATCAAAGACCGTGTTCAGAAAGGAAGCTATTCATTTATTCCTTCATTTGTTGATAATAAGATTGCCGATAAAATTGCCAGTGGACTTTCTGATTTTTTTAAGGAAATTGAAGAAGGTCCGGAGCATGAAATCCGAAATCTGGTTACGCAGAAGATTCAGGAATTTTCTACAGACCTGAAGGAAGACCCGAAATGGGATGAAGAATTCAAAAGCATTAAAAACGGGCTTTTAAAAAGTGATAAGCTGGATGAATATTCCCGTGATATCTGGACTTCCATTAAGAATACCCTGATGAAGGAATTACAGGATGAGCAGTCTTCTTTAAAGAACTATCTCACGAAAAACCTGAGCGAATTTTCGGAAAATTTAAAAACAGACGAAAATCTTCAGAATAAAATTGACCATTGGGTAAGGGTAACTGCCTACAAATATATTCTTAAAAACACGCACCAGTTCGGGAACCTCATCAGTTCTACGGTAGGAAACTGGCAGGGTAAAGAGCTGAGTGAGAAGCTGGAGCTGGAAGTTGGGAAAGATTTACAGTTTATACGGGTAAACGGAACCTTAGTTGGCGGATTGGTAGGCCTTGTTATTTACACCATTGCCCATTTCTTCCTCTGA
- the msrB gene encoding peptide-methionine (R)-S-oxide reductase MsrB codes for MENQAKNNPYYSRTNTTKLDIPNEEWKKILAPDLYAIAREAATERAFTGKYNEFDEIGDYYCAVCGNRLFRSTSKFSSSCGWPSFFEANKEGVYYKRDITYGMERVEVLCKRCDSHLGHVFDDGPKPTGLRYCMNSISLEFIVYM; via the coding sequence ATGGAAAACCAAGCAAAAAACAATCCATACTATTCCAGAACGAACACTACGAAATTGGATATTCCCAATGAAGAGTGGAAAAAGATCCTTGCTCCCGATTTATATGCCATTGCCAGGGAAGCTGCTACGGAAAGAGCTTTTACCGGCAAATACAATGAATTCGATGAAATCGGAGATTATTATTGTGCGGTTTGTGGGAATCGTCTCTTCCGTTCCACTTCAAAATTCTCAAGCAGCTGCGGATGGCCAAGTTTTTTTGAGGCAAATAAAGAAGGCGTATATTATAAGAGAGATATTACTTATGGAATGGAAAGGGTAGAGGTGCTTTGCAAACGTTGCGATTCCCATCTCGGCCATGTTTTTGATGATGGTCCAAAGCCCACGGGATTACGTTATTGTATGAATTCTATAAGCCTGGAATTTATTGTATATATGTAA